A single genomic interval of Legionella israelensis harbors:
- the bioA gene encoding adenosylmethionine--8-amino-7-oxononanoate transaminase, producing MVNRTLIQRDLHHIWHPCSQMKDFETVPPLIVNMAKGSFLYTDKGPLIDANSSWWCKSLGHQHPAVIEAIKKQLSSFEHVIGANTTHPILVELAEYLTKISKLQHVFFASDGSTAVEIAMKLALHVNMIKGLPHKREFIALANSYHGETLATLAVSDLGIYKDPYKDFGVHCHFIDFLPYLSNRDDPLWSDSEHCWKQCESYLDTISENVCAIIVEPVVQGAGGMKLYSPDFLTRLSQWAKSKNILLIADEIMTGCGRTGKWLASHHADIIPDMICLSKGLTSGSIPFSCVMINHSIFEVFYDDYEKGKSFLHSHTYSGNPLGASAALATLKVIEEEKILEQAQQLEKAMANFFHDIAVVSGKLTNIRHIGGIIAADLQATANSRVGYQVYAEALERGAFLRPLGNTLYWLPPLNIDEATISNLAEITLNSINAVYSK from the coding sequence ATGGTAAACAGAACTTTAATTCAACGTGATTTACACCATATCTGGCATCCTTGCTCGCAAATGAAAGATTTTGAAACGGTACCGCCCCTTATTGTGAATATGGCAAAGGGAAGTTTTCTTTATACAGACAAAGGGCCCTTGATTGATGCTAATTCCAGCTGGTGGTGCAAATCTTTAGGCCATCAGCACCCGGCCGTCATTGAAGCAATAAAAAAACAATTATCTTCCTTTGAACATGTTATCGGAGCCAATACGACGCATCCAATCCTGGTTGAATTGGCTGAATACCTGACAAAAATAAGCAAACTACAACATGTTTTCTTTGCTAGTGACGGTTCGACGGCGGTTGAAATTGCCATGAAATTAGCGTTGCATGTAAATATGATTAAAGGCTTACCTCATAAAAGAGAGTTTATTGCTCTTGCCAATTCATATCATGGTGAAACACTGGCCACATTGGCTGTCAGCGATTTGGGAATATATAAAGATCCATATAAAGATTTTGGTGTTCACTGCCATTTTATCGATTTTCTTCCTTATCTTTCTAACCGTGATGATCCTTTATGGTCTGATAGCGAACACTGTTGGAAACAATGTGAATCTTATCTCGATACCATTTCAGAAAATGTCTGTGCAATTATTGTAGAGCCTGTGGTTCAGGGCGCCGGTGGAATGAAACTCTATAGTCCTGACTTTTTAACTCGATTAAGTCAATGGGCCAAATCAAAAAATATTTTACTCATTGCTGATGAAATCATGACAGGTTGTGGAAGAACCGGTAAATGGCTAGCCAGCCATCATGCTGATATTATTCCAGATATGATTTGCTTATCAAAAGGCTTAACTTCCGGTTCGATACCATTTAGTTGCGTGATGATCAATCATTCTATTTTCGAGGTATTTTATGATGATTATGAGAAAGGAAAATCATTTCTTCATTCCCATACCTATAGCGGCAATCCTTTGGGAGCAAGCGCGGCATTAGCAACACTTAAAGTTATAGAAGAGGAAAAGATATTAGAGCAGGCTCAGCAACTGGAAAAAGCCATGGCAAATTTTTTTCATGATATTGCCGTTGTCAGTGGCAAACTGACTAACATTCGCCACATTGGTGGAATAATAGCTGCAGACTTGCAGGCTACTGCAAATTCTCGTGTCGGTTATCAGGTATATGCGGAAGCACTTGAACGAGGTGCTTTTCTAAGGCCCTTGGGAAATACCCTTTACTGGTTGCCACCGCTAAATATAGATGAAGCCACAATTAGTAATTTAGCTGAAATCACACTAAACTCTATAAATGCAGTTTATTCAAAATAA
- a CDS encoding EAL domain-containing protein → MLNQQLYRKKTRVHQALKWLWLLITIIALVVILLLAWHYYHHKQTDDLKITAKEIRLNIDDFMYDLFREIIFLPLHKIDNTCPEDLLAEMQKISFDNPYISGLFLANNKQQMICSTVGHFETHSIKSNKQSVLLGPFYNTLINKPYFILQKKIGDAYIGIYLLKSVLENQLKPPSSYVGQVILYDLKNNKTLLVFDGHQKKSISPDKYSRMILDQKNQPHIATDKLQSIDDNLVLIQSNQGLVLKKLWFIELLFALLVILISFLFYLQIHRHLSHRFSLKGTLQYALKNKQFFPVYQGIYNTKATKYIGAEVLLRWRTDSGEIIHPDIYIDEAETSGLIVPITLFLIHQAFIKCKSFLHHHSYFHLGFNLSKHHFTDSKFSDDLLRLCEEHNINPKQILLELTERSLLNLNDEQINHKIRLLKTKGFSLAVDDYGTGHASISYLQHFPFNYLKIDKIYVQSIGSGAITETLTEAIIQMASKLELTIIAEGVETEKQLEYLTAHEVYLIQGWLFAKAMAIDQFMDLIQEKKSSEI, encoded by the coding sequence ATGCTAAACCAACAGCTTTATCGTAAAAAAACACGAGTACACCAGGCTTTAAAATGGTTATGGCTTTTAATAACAATAATTGCGCTCGTGGTGATTCTGTTGTTGGCCTGGCACTATTATCATCATAAACAGACTGATGACTTAAAAATTACGGCAAAAGAAATTCGCTTGAATATAGATGATTTTATGTATGATTTGTTTCGAGAAATCATTTTCCTTCCGCTTCATAAAATCGATAACACCTGCCCTGAAGACTTGTTGGCAGAAATGCAGAAAATTTCTTTCGATAATCCATATATTTCAGGACTATTTTTAGCCAATAACAAACAGCAAATGATATGCTCCACTGTCGGGCACTTTGAGACACATTCCATAAAAAGTAACAAACAATCCGTATTATTAGGTCCTTTTTATAATACACTCATCAATAAACCCTATTTTATTCTGCAAAAAAAAATAGGTGATGCTTATATTGGTATATATTTGCTTAAAAGTGTTTTAGAAAATCAGTTAAAACCTCCTTCAAGCTATGTTGGCCAGGTTATCTTATATGATTTGAAAAACAACAAGACACTTCTGGTTTTTGATGGCCACCAAAAAAAATCAATTTCTCCAGACAAATATTCCAGAATGATCCTGGATCAGAAAAATCAACCCCATATAGCCACTGATAAACTGCAAAGTATTGATGACAATCTCGTTTTAATTCAATCCAACCAAGGACTTGTGTTAAAAAAACTATGGTTTATTGAATTGTTATTTGCTCTCCTTGTTATTTTAATTTCCTTTTTATTTTATCTGCAAATACACAGGCACTTGTCGCATCGTTTTTCCTTAAAAGGTACGCTGCAGTATGCCTTAAAAAATAAACAGTTTTTCCCGGTTTATCAGGGAATATATAACACCAAAGCTACAAAATATATTGGAGCTGAGGTCTTGCTGAGGTGGCGTACAGACAGCGGTGAAATTATACATCCAGATATCTATATCGATGAAGCTGAAACTTCGGGATTAATTGTACCCATCACTTTATTTCTTATTCATCAGGCCTTTATCAAGTGTAAATCATTTCTCCACCACCATAGCTATTTTCATCTTGGTTTTAACTTATCCAAACATCATTTTACAGATAGTAAATTTAGTGATGACTTACTGCGGCTGTGTGAGGAACATAATATTAATCCGAAACAAATTTTACTTGAGTTAACGGAGCGATCCTTGCTTAATTTAAATGACGAACAAATAAACCATAAAATCCGTCTGCTTAAAACAAAAGGATTTTCTCTTGCAGTGGATGATTATGGTACCGGACATGCGAGTATCAGTTATTTACAGCATTTTCCTTTTAATTATCTTAAAATTGATAAAATATATGTTCAATCAATAGGTTCAGGAGCTATTACAGAAACATTAACTGAAGCTATTATACAAATGGCAAGTAAACTTGAGCTTACTATTATTGCTGAAGGTGTGGAAACAGAAAAACAACTGGAATATTTAACCGCCCATGAGGTATATCTTATTCAGGGCTGGTTATTTGCCAAAGCCATGGCGATTGATCAATTCATGGATTTAATTCAGGAGAAAAAAAGCAGCGAAATATAA
- the bioB gene encoding biotin synthase BioB → MTESVQWTFDKVAMIYQQPFNDLLYQAHLAHREHQPSNQLQLATLLSIKTGACPEDCGYCSQSGHYATHVEKEKLMSVEAVLAKAKEAKEGGARRFCMGAAWRTPPKKAMSELKAMIKGVKALGMETCMTLGMLDEEQASELKEAGLDFYNHNIDTSPSYYDKIVSTRKFSERIETLQHVRDAGIHVCCGGILGLGETREDRIEFLLTLVNLPLPPESIPINRLIPVEGTPLAKAQPVEGIELVRTIATARILMPQSVIRLTAGRTEMSDELQALSYFAGANSVFIGEKLLTEENPERIKDKELFNKLGLLATAQ, encoded by the coding sequence ATGACTGAATCTGTTCAATGGACCTTTGATAAGGTTGCAATGATTTATCAACAGCCATTTAATGACTTGCTATATCAGGCTCATCTCGCTCATCGAGAGCATCAACCGAGCAATCAGTTGCAATTAGCAACACTGTTAAGTATTAAAACAGGCGCTTGTCCTGAAGACTGTGGATATTGCTCGCAAAGCGGGCATTACGCCACCCATGTGGAAAAGGAAAAACTGATGTCTGTCGAAGCCGTGCTTGCCAAAGCCAAAGAGGCAAAAGAAGGAGGGGCCAGACGGTTTTGTATGGGGGCTGCATGGCGCACGCCACCTAAAAAAGCCATGTCAGAATTGAAAGCCATGATCAAAGGTGTTAAAGCGCTGGGAATGGAAACGTGCATGACATTGGGAATGCTTGATGAAGAACAGGCATCGGAACTGAAAGAAGCCGGGCTCGATTTCTATAATCATAATATTGATACTTCTCCGTCTTATTATGACAAAATTGTCAGCACGCGTAAATTCAGCGAACGGATTGAAACGCTTCAACATGTAAGGGATGCAGGAATTCATGTCTGTTGTGGCGGTATTTTAGGGCTGGGAGAAACTCGTGAAGATCGCATTGAATTTTTATTGACTCTGGTTAATTTGCCACTGCCTCCGGAAAGTATACCTATTAACCGATTGATTCCTGTTGAAGGAACCCCTCTTGCCAAAGCTCAGCCCGTTGAAGGCATTGAATTGGTGAGAACAATTGCTACTGCACGTATTCTTATGCCTCAAAGTGTCATAAGACTGACGGCCGGACGAACGGAAATGAGCGATGAGCTTCAGGCTTTAAGCTATTTTGCCGGCGCCAACTCCGTATTTATTGGTGAGAAATTACTGACAGAAGAAAATCCGGAGCGAATTAAGGATAAAGAACTCTTTAACAAACTCGGGTTGTTGGCAACTGCGCAATGA
- a CDS encoding aminotransferase class I/II-fold pyridoxal phosphate-dependent enzyme — protein sequence MEKKIASEIRKIKESGHYRSRKAGISESDVLVNFSSNDYLSLSHDPRVSSAYQKGYQLYASGSGGSMLLNGYQRIHQSTETSFAQFLAVDDAILLSSGYTANLAIMALLKHLGVYCLIDKGLHASFYDGLKLYRPEFARYRHNDMKDFLQKIKCSPKSSITITEGIFSMSGQQPHLSEMAKISPMEKGQLIVDEAHSIGVLGEGGRGAVNLHGLSQKSVPLRVIPLGKAFASQGAVIAGQRLWIEALVQVARSYIYSTGISPAIAYGLQHTLDILQKSEHRREKLRYLIHFFRQQIKESSLQWTDSISPIQQLKLGCAHKALCFSETLKKEGVFCLPVRPPTVHKRDTGLRIILNYHHRVEDIGLLFKTLHRIEHDYSF from the coding sequence ATGGAAAAAAAAATTGCCTCGGAAATACGAAAAATTAAGGAATCAGGTCATTATCGCTCAAGGAAAGCCGGTATTTCTGAATCCGATGTTCTGGTTAATTTTTCCAGCAACGACTATCTGTCATTAAGCCATGACCCCCGCGTATCTAGCGCTTATCAAAAGGGCTATCAACTTTATGCAAGCGGTAGTGGGGGTTCCATGTTGCTCAATGGCTATCAGAGAATACATCAATCAACCGAGACATCATTTGCCCAGTTTCTTGCTGTGGATGACGCTATATTGTTGAGTTCAGGCTATACGGCTAATCTTGCCATTATGGCTTTATTAAAACATCTAGGAGTTTATTGCCTGATCGATAAGGGGCTTCATGCTTCTTTTTATGATGGATTGAAACTTTATAGGCCGGAATTTGCTCGTTATAGACATAACGACATGAAAGATTTTTTACAGAAAATTAAATGTAGTCCCAAAAGCAGCATAACCATTACTGAGGGTATTTTCAGCATGAGCGGCCAGCAACCGCATTTAAGCGAGATGGCAAAAATCAGTCCTATGGAAAAAGGGCAATTGATTGTCGATGAGGCGCATTCTATAGGTGTTCTTGGTGAAGGGGGAAGAGGGGCTGTTAATTTACATGGATTATCTCAAAAATCCGTGCCTTTAAGAGTGATTCCTCTAGGAAAGGCTTTTGCCTCGCAGGGTGCTGTTATTGCTGGTCAACGTTTATGGATTGAGGCTCTTGTTCAAGTTGCACGCTCTTATATTTATTCCACTGGCATCAGTCCTGCGATAGCCTATGGCTTGCAACACACATTGGATATTTTGCAAAAATCTGAACATCGCAGAGAAAAATTAAGGTATTTAATCCATTTTTTCCGTCAGCAAATTAAAGAATCCTCCTTGCAATGGACCGATTCCATATCACCAATCCAGCAACTAAAGTTAGGCTGCGCACATAAAGCTTTGTGCTTTTCGGAGACTTTGAAAAAAGAAGGTGTGTTTTGTCTGCCCGTTCGTCCTCCCACGGTTCATAAGCGAGATACGGGCTTAAGAATTATTTTAAATTACCATCATCGAGTTGAAGATATTGGTTTATTATTTAAAACCTTACACAGGATAGAACATGACTATTCGTTTTAA
- the mutT gene encoding 8-oxo-dGTP diphosphatase MutT, with the protein MKVAVGVIFNKNKEILITRRPLEASHGGYWEFPGGKLMQNEEADSALLREIKEEIGIIISDYCFLTEVFHQYDDKLVHLLVYKITAFTGKPQCLEGQLAMRWVSLSELKSLKFPEANHKIISLIDLK; encoded by the coding sequence ATGAAAGTAGCTGTTGGTGTTATCTTCAATAAAAATAAGGAAATATTAATTACCCGACGTCCACTTGAGGCCTCTCATGGTGGATATTGGGAATTCCCGGGCGGTAAATTGATGCAGAACGAAGAAGCTGACTCAGCACTGCTGCGGGAAATAAAAGAAGAAATAGGAATAATTATTTCTGATTATTGCTTTTTAACAGAGGTTTTTCATCAATACGATGATAAATTGGTCCATTTACTAGTTTATAAAATAACCGCATTTACGGGTAAACCTCAATGCCTCGAAGGACAATTGGCCATGCGGTGGGTTTCTCTGTCAGAGCTAAAATCACTAAAATTTCCTGAAGCTAACCATAAAATTATTTCTCTTATTGATTTGAAGTAA
- the coaE gene encoding dephospho-CoA kinase (Dephospho-CoA kinase (CoaE) performs the final step in coenzyme A biosynthesis.): MLCIGLTGNIATGKSTVSEEFKKYGAKIINADSIARKLTEKGTAAYHEIIKHFNEDIVKKDGELDRKKLREIIFSQPEEKKWLENLLHPLIRQHIQKEIISTQNDYIIIEIPLYFKREDYPYIDRVLLVTAPESLQIERIMQRDQCSKEEAMATINHQPDLKKRLSIADDVICNDGNLSTLKQRIDELNRKYQHYIN, translated from the coding sequence GTGTTGTGTATAGGGTTAACCGGTAATATAGCTACAGGTAAATCAACCGTTTCTGAAGAGTTTAAAAAATACGGTGCAAAAATTATCAATGCAGATTCTATAGCTAGGAAATTAACAGAAAAAGGAACTGCTGCCTATCATGAAATCATTAAGCATTTTAATGAAGATATTGTAAAAAAGGATGGTGAGCTTGATCGAAAAAAATTAAGAGAAATTATTTTTTCTCAACCTGAAGAAAAAAAGTGGTTGGAAAATCTGCTGCATCCCTTAATTCGTCAACATATTCAGAAAGAAATCATCTCAACACAAAACGACTATATTATCATTGAAATACCCTTGTATTTTAAGCGTGAGGATTATCCTTATATCGATCGGGTTCTGTTAGTCACTGCCCCAGAATCACTACAAATTGAAAGAATCATGCAACGTGACCAATGTTCAAAGGAAGAGGCTATGGCCACCATAAATCATCAACCTGATTTGAAAAAGCGGCTGTCTATCGCGGACGATGTGATATGTAATGACGGTAATTTAAGCACCTTAAAACAACGTATTGATGAGTTGAACCGTAAATATCAACATTATATCAACTAA
- a CDS encoding alpha/beta fold hydrolase, translating into MTIRFNRQGRGRTLVFFHGWGFDSRIWHTLLPELTADFEVYCVDLPGFGGTPLMNWLTFKEELLDILPQTFVLLGWSLGGLYATRLSIEAPQRISVLINVAATPRFIKDKQWPGIEKNILDNFYQALCSNPSHTLQEFIKLQNRGLSLFDYSLDVPDKNSLKKGLNVLSEWDLREKLMHFTKPVCFMFGRLDAIVPVKTMCTMKKNYPYFHYIVFKKSAHMPFISHQNEFLESLRTFII; encoded by the coding sequence ATGACTATTCGTTTTAATAGACAGGGCCGTGGAAGAACCCTCGTTTTCTTCCATGGTTGGGGGTTTGACAGTCGCATCTGGCACACGTTATTACCAGAACTTACCGCTGATTTTGAGGTTTATTGTGTCGATTTACCAGGTTTTGGTGGCACGCCCTTGATGAATTGGTTGACCTTTAAAGAAGAATTGCTGGATATTCTTCCTCAAACATTTGTACTGCTTGGATGGTCACTTGGTGGCCTTTATGCTACACGTTTATCGATAGAAGCCCCACAACGGATATCCGTTCTTATTAATGTTGCAGCGACACCTCGATTCATTAAGGATAAGCAATGGCCAGGCATTGAAAAAAATATACTGGATAATTTTTACCAAGCCCTTTGTTCCAATCCATCTCATACCTTACAGGAGTTTATAAAATTGCAGAATAGAGGGTTAAGTTTGTTTGATTATTCACTGGATGTACCTGATAAAAACAGTTTAAAAAAAGGATTAAATGTTTTAAGTGAATGGGATTTGCGTGAAAAGTTAATGCATTTTACAAAGCCTGTTTGTTTCATGTTTGGGCGTCTCGATGCCATTGTACCTGTGAAAACCATGTGCACCATGAAGAAGAATTATCCTTATTTTCATTATATTGTATTTAAAAAATCAGCACATATGCCTTTTATTTCCCATCAGAATGAATTTCTTGAATCATTGAGGACTTTTATTATATGA
- the zapD gene encoding cell division protein ZapD, with amino-acid sequence MQTKTITFQLATHFLSRIALRIECLLSTIKQACEESHEAIHRYALKNLVEITEIVEKPELKSRFLKEFMRFEYVISKSNTSINNNLLEHLSDQIYLLNHVAGPFGEEINKQHFLKSVRHIQQPNSKECEFSSPQLIMWLDLDPKKRQTEFMAWLELLTDLEETVNIYLSLLRATTFYSTIRALNGYYQYSLSPKIPCHLIQLQIDKSLKLVPKLQVGHHGLTIRLYELLSLKEAKHCSIDMEIAICQL; translated from the coding sequence ATGCAAACGAAAACAATTACATTTCAGTTAGCAACACATTTTTTATCAAGGATAGCTCTTCGTATAGAATGTTTGTTGAGCACCATAAAACAGGCCTGTGAAGAATCTCATGAAGCAATACATCGCTATGCCTTAAAAAATCTTGTTGAAATCACTGAAATCGTCGAAAAACCTGAATTAAAAAGCCGCTTTCTTAAAGAGTTTATGCGTTTTGAGTACGTTATCAGCAAATCGAATACTTCAATAAACAACAACTTGCTTGAACATTTATCCGATCAAATCTATCTGCTTAATCATGTGGCAGGCCCTTTTGGAGAAGAAATCAATAAGCAACATTTTTTAAAGTCGGTGCGACATATCCAACAGCCAAACTCAAAAGAATGTGAATTCAGCTCACCTCAACTTATTATGTGGCTGGATCTTGACCCTAAAAAAAGACAAACTGAGTTTATGGCCTGGCTCGAGTTACTCACTGATTTAGAAGAAACAGTAAACATATATTTATCTTTATTAAGAGCCACTACTTTCTACTCAACCATCAGAGCATTAAATGGCTATTATCAATATAGTCTGTCTCCTAAAATCCCATGTCATTTAATTCAGTTGCAAATTGATAAAAGTCTAAAACTTGTCCCCAAACTACAAGTTGGCCATCATGGCTTAACAATTAGACTTTATGAATTATTATCTTTAAAGGAAGCAAAACATTGCTCTATTGATATGGAAATTGCAATCTGTCAGTTGTAA
- the bioD gene encoding dethiobiotin synthase, with amino-acid sequence MKRYFITGTDTDCGKTYATCELLKYLALKSFKVEAIKPVASGCVSYEGKLVSPDSLAIREYSQLHLEQINPWAYEMPVSPHIAASAVGDTLSVNAIVDYCFNSCWNYLDYLLIEGAGGVLVPLNEHQTWLDMLKLSQLPVILVVGIQLGCINHALLTESVLMNHHIPCAGWIANYAGNSLNLTASEQTIETLLNHLKMPYLGFIPYKSEMIIVNPAIL; translated from the coding sequence ATGAAACGGTATTTTATCACCGGTACCGATACCGATTGTGGCAAGACCTATGCTACTTGCGAATTACTCAAATATCTTGCTTTAAAATCTTTTAAGGTGGAAGCCATTAAGCCGGTTGCCAGCGGTTGTGTTTCTTATGAAGGTAAACTGGTCAGTCCTGACAGTCTGGCGATTCGTGAGTATTCTCAACTTCATCTCGAACAAATTAATCCCTGGGCTTATGAAATGCCGGTATCACCGCATATTGCCGCGTCAGCGGTTGGTGATACTTTATCGGTAAATGCCATTGTGGATTACTGTTTTAATTCTTGTTGGAATTATCTGGATTACTTATTGATTGAAGGGGCAGGCGGGGTACTTGTTCCTCTGAATGAACATCAGACCTGGCTGGATATGTTGAAATTGAGTCAGCTTCCTGTCATTTTAGTGGTTGGTATTCAGCTAGGTTGCATCAATCATGCATTACTTACTGAGTCTGTATTAATGAATCATCATATCCCTTGCGCAGGATGGATTGCCAATTATGCCGGTAATAGTCTAAATCTTACAGCCAGCGAACAAACCATCGAGACTTTACTCAATCATTTAAAAATGCCTTATTTGGGTTTTATTCCCTATAAAAGCGAGATGATCATTGTTAATCCGGCTATTCTTTGA